In one Pseudarthrobacter sp. NBSH8 genomic region, the following are encoded:
- a CDS encoding AAA family ATPase yields MDQLTRLMPDEMVSVREVFNLDSDLKVAAFREADEHVPEVDPAYRFNHDVTLAILAAFTRNRRMLLQGLHGTGKSTHIEQVAARLNWPCVRVNLDGHINRLDLVGRDTVVLKDGKQITEFQEGIVPWAIQRPVALILDEYDAGRPDVMFVIQRLLERDGKMTLLDQNRVLDLHPGFRLFATANTVGLGNLNGMYHGVQRLNHAQIDRWNIVAALNHPPAEDEIGIVLARVPELDDAAGRKLVASMVAVAKLTRDGFRVGDLSTLMSPRTVITWAENIGIFGDAGKAFQLSFVNKCDEAEQPLIAEYFQRCFDRELEAPRTSVYLPAEPHPAAAFAVAAG; encoded by the coding sequence GTGGACCAGCTGACCCGCCTGATGCCCGACGAGATGGTTTCAGTCCGTGAGGTTTTCAATCTCGATTCGGACCTCAAGGTAGCGGCCTTCCGGGAAGCCGACGAGCACGTCCCCGAGGTGGACCCCGCCTACCGTTTCAACCACGACGTCACGCTTGCCATCCTGGCCGCCTTCACCCGGAACCGGCGGATGCTGCTCCAGGGCCTGCACGGAACAGGCAAGTCCACGCACATCGAGCAGGTGGCCGCGCGGCTGAACTGGCCTTGTGTGCGGGTGAACCTGGACGGCCACATCAACCGGCTTGACCTGGTGGGCCGCGACACCGTGGTCCTGAAGGACGGCAAACAGATCACCGAGTTTCAGGAAGGCATCGTCCCCTGGGCCATCCAACGGCCCGTGGCCCTGATCCTGGACGAGTACGACGCCGGCCGGCCGGACGTGATGTTCGTGATCCAGCGGCTCCTGGAACGCGACGGCAAGATGACGCTGCTGGACCAGAACAGGGTCCTTGACCTACACCCCGGGTTCCGGCTCTTTGCCACGGCCAACACCGTGGGACTGGGAAACCTCAACGGCATGTACCACGGCGTCCAGCGGCTCAACCATGCCCAGATCGACCGATGGAACATCGTCGCCGCCCTGAACCATCCCCCGGCGGAGGACGAGATAGGGATCGTGCTGGCGCGGGTCCCCGAGCTGGACGACGCAGCCGGCCGGAAACTGGTGGCGTCCATGGTGGCCGTGGCCAAGCTGACGAGGGACGGTTTCCGGGTAGGCGATCTGTCCACCCTGATGTCCCCGCGCACCGTCATCACCTGGGCTGAGAACATCGGGATCTTCGGCGATGCCGGCAAGGCCTTCCAGCTGTCCTTTGTCAACAAATGCGATGAGGCCGAGCAGCCGCTCATTGCCGAGTACTTCCAGCGCTGCTTCGACCGCGAGCTGGAAGCACCGCGGACGTCCGTATACCTGCCCGCCGAACCGCACCCCGCTGCCGCCTTCGCCGTCGCGGCCGGATAG
- a CDS encoding cobalt chelatase, with protein MASLAEQTEQAETERAEASSRQLAAASLRRRKQTLELCAAAMRALSGQGRLHFRGPALYRESAPVPMPAPHLHPGTDSTDLDAFRGAADGMALRLQHSDAALHGSLCPVTPARMLVFEMLEQFRTESLVDAAMPGVRANLNRRFQQWSREFEASILADTDLGIILFTVAQVCRARITAEPMSPDFEARIESTRAELAPHLGTHLAALRRERFSQPGFARHALSIAETIAAISEVLEAREARPSRSGGRAPQFQLLFDQDSNDDAVPTAGYGGSDALDSGEGGYRRFTTAYDREFQATDLVRAELLCGYRQQLDDHIARQGINVPRLGRALGAVLSTAIHDGWDGDALEGRLDGSRLARLVTASGDRRVFRTERTEPRSDATVTFLVDCSGSMKEHSAAVAALVDVYARALELAGARCEVLGFTTAAWNGGRAGKDWIRAGRPPNPGRLNEVRQLVFKDADTPWRRARPAIAGLMKKDLFREGADGEAVDWACARLSGSSGNGGRGSNGSERRILLVVSDGSPMDGATALANDGHYLEQHLRDVVAAHEAAGTTEIFGLGVGLDLSPYYRRNISLDLSRGSSAAVVGQVLAMLAGRR; from the coding sequence ATGGCCTCCCTTGCGGAACAGACGGAGCAGGCGGAGACGGAACGGGCGGAGGCCTCCTCCCGACAGCTCGCAGCCGCCTCGCTACGCCGCCGGAAGCAGACCCTTGAGCTGTGCGCCGCGGCGATGCGTGCGCTCAGCGGGCAGGGCCGCCTGCACTTCCGTGGCCCTGCACTGTACCGGGAGAGCGCCCCGGTGCCCATGCCGGCGCCCCATCTCCACCCGGGCACGGACAGCACAGACCTGGACGCATTCCGTGGCGCGGCAGACGGCATGGCGCTGCGCCTGCAGCACAGCGACGCCGCCCTGCACGGGAGCCTCTGCCCGGTAACGCCTGCACGCATGCTGGTGTTCGAGATGCTCGAACAGTTCCGCACCGAATCGCTGGTTGACGCTGCAATGCCGGGGGTCCGGGCCAACCTGAACCGCCGCTTCCAGCAATGGTCCCGGGAGTTCGAGGCGTCCATCCTGGCGGACACGGACCTGGGAATTATCCTCTTCACTGTCGCCCAGGTCTGCCGGGCGAGGATCACCGCGGAGCCGATGTCCCCGGACTTCGAGGCCCGGATCGAATCGACCCGGGCCGAGCTTGCCCCGCACCTCGGCACCCATCTGGCGGCCCTGCGGAGGGAACGGTTCTCCCAGCCGGGCTTCGCCCGCCATGCCCTCTCCATCGCGGAGACCATCGCCGCCATCAGCGAGGTCCTGGAAGCCCGGGAAGCGCGGCCCTCCCGTTCCGGCGGCAGGGCGCCGCAGTTCCAGCTGCTCTTCGACCAGGACAGCAACGACGACGCCGTCCCCACCGCCGGGTATGGGGGCAGCGATGCGCTGGACTCCGGAGAAGGCGGCTACCGGCGCTTCACCACGGCCTATGACCGCGAGTTCCAGGCCACGGATCTGGTCCGCGCCGAGCTGCTGTGCGGCTACCGGCAGCAGCTGGACGACCATATCGCCAGGCAGGGCATCAATGTGCCCCGGCTGGGCCGCGCCCTGGGCGCGGTGCTGTCCACGGCCATCCACGACGGCTGGGACGGCGACGCCCTCGAAGGACGCCTTGACGGCAGCAGGCTCGCCCGGCTGGTCACGGCCTCCGGGGACCGCCGGGTGTTCCGGACCGAACGGACCGAACCGCGGAGCGATGCCACGGTGACGTTCCTGGTGGACTGCTCCGGCTCCATGAAGGAACACAGCGCCGCCGTGGCCGCCCTGGTGGACGTCTACGCGCGCGCCCTGGAACTGGCGGGGGCGCGCTGCGAAGTCCTGGGCTTCACCACGGCGGCCTGGAACGGCGGCCGTGCCGGAAAGGACTGGATCCGTGCCGGCAGGCCCCCGAATCCGGGACGGCTCAACGAGGTACGCCAACTGGTTTTCAAGGATGCCGACACCCCGTGGCGGCGGGCCCGCCCGGCGATTGCCGGGCTGATGAAGAAGGACCTGTTCCGCGAAGGAGCGGACGGCGAGGCCGTGGACTGGGCCTGCGCGCGGCTCAGCGGCAGCTCCGGGAACGGCGGTAGGGGGAGCAACGGCTCCGAAAGGCGGATCCTGCTGGTGGTGTCCGATGGCAGCCCGATGGACGGCGCCACCGCCCTGGCCAACGACGGCCATTACCTGGAACAGCACCTGCGGGACGTCGTGGCGGCGCACGAAGCCGCCGGCACGACGGAAATCTTCGGTCTGGGCGTGGGTCTCGATCTCTCGCCGTACTACCGCAGGAACATCTCGCTGGACCTCTCGCGCGGAAGCAGCGCCGCCGTCGTCGGGCAGGTCCTGGCCATGCTGGCCGGACGCCGCTGA
- a CDS encoding amino acid permease, giving the protein MYQAEPRQADNSGLSKGLKNRHMNLIAIGGVIGAGLFVGSGVVISSTGPAAIVSFAIAGVITLLLMRMLAEMAIARPVVGSFYVYARQALGQRAGFATGWMYWYFFVIVVAVEAIAGGRIIQLWFPMVPLWMLSLGLMVALSATNMVSARSFGEFEYWFSSIKVVAIVLFLGLGVLWITGLWPESTPGIGNLFDHGGFTPLGWGAVLAAVVPCVAFYTGAEIITIAAAESEDPERSVKKAMRSIVARVVTFYVGSIFVVVAIQRWDAESVGVSPYAAVLDVMGIPAVSTIMNFIVLTAVLSCLNSALYTTSRMLFALTRNGDAPKFFTKLSKAGVPRRAILLGTTVGYVSVVCVYVWGDVVFAFLVNSYGAVALFVYLAIALSQVVLRKRLDREDPAALKLKMWLFPWLSYATIALMLCVIAAMALLPSTQSQFLMSGVTLIIILLSYEVRRRYGRKPGEEAGNDAADLPADPSMDPSAELGPSAEGLEEEPDKQPVAARP; this is encoded by the coding sequence GTGTATCAAGCCGAACCCCGGCAGGCCGACAACTCCGGTCTCAGCAAGGGCCTCAAGAACAGACATATGAACCTGATTGCCATTGGGGGCGTCATCGGTGCCGGGCTGTTCGTAGGCAGCGGCGTTGTGATCAGCAGTACCGGCCCTGCGGCCATCGTCTCTTTTGCGATCGCAGGCGTCATCACCTTGCTCCTCATGCGGATGCTGGCCGAAATGGCTATAGCGCGTCCGGTGGTGGGCTCTTTCTACGTCTACGCACGGCAGGCACTCGGCCAGCGGGCCGGCTTCGCGACCGGCTGGATGTACTGGTATTTCTTTGTGATTGTGGTGGCCGTCGAGGCGATTGCCGGCGGCCGGATCATCCAGCTGTGGTTCCCCATGGTTCCGCTGTGGATGCTCAGCCTGGGCCTGATGGTTGCACTGAGCGCAACGAACATGGTTTCCGCCCGCTCCTTCGGCGAATTCGAGTACTGGTTCAGCTCCATCAAGGTGGTGGCCATCGTCCTGTTCCTGGGGCTGGGCGTTCTCTGGATCACCGGGCTGTGGCCCGAATCGACCCCGGGCATCGGCAACCTGTTTGACCACGGCGGGTTCACACCGCTGGGCTGGGGAGCCGTGCTGGCCGCTGTCGTTCCCTGTGTGGCTTTCTATACCGGGGCGGAAATCATCACCATTGCGGCCGCCGAGTCGGAAGACCCCGAGCGTTCCGTCAAGAAGGCCATGCGCTCCATCGTGGCCCGGGTGGTGACCTTCTACGTCGGCTCGATCTTCGTGGTGGTTGCGATCCAGAGGTGGGATGCCGAGAGCGTCGGTGTGAGCCCCTATGCGGCCGTGCTGGACGTCATGGGCATCCCGGCGGTGTCCACCATCATGAACTTCATCGTCCTCACCGCGGTGCTCTCCTGCCTGAACTCCGCGCTGTACACCACCTCGCGCATGCTGTTTGCCCTCACCCGCAACGGCGATGCCCCCAAGTTCTTCACCAAGCTCTCCAAAGCCGGCGTTCCGCGCCGTGCCATCCTGCTGGGCACCACCGTGGGGTATGTTTCCGTGGTCTGTGTCTACGTCTGGGGCGACGTGGTGTTCGCCTTCCTGGTGAACTCCTACGGCGCCGTGGCGCTCTTCGTCTACTTGGCGATCGCCCTGTCGCAGGTGGTGCTGCGCAAGAGACTGGACCGCGAGGACCCGGCGGCGCTGAAGCTGAAGATGTGGTTGTTCCCGTGGCTCAGCTATGCGACCATCGCGCTGATGCTCTGCGTGATCGCCGCCATGGCCCTGCTGCCCAGCACCCAGAGCCAGTTCCTGATGAGCGGAGTCACGCTGATCATCATCCTCCTCAGCTACGAGGTCCGCAGGCGCTATGGCCGGAAGCCGGGAGAAGAGGCCGGCAACGACGCCGCCGACCTTCCGGCGGATCCGTCCATGGATCCTTCGGCTGAGCTGGGTCCTTCGGCTGAAGGGCTCGAGGAGGAGCCCGACAAGCAGCCGGTAGCGGCCCGCCCCTGA
- a CDS encoding nucleoside/nucleotide kinase family protein — protein MDSPEVQQAIAALRHRLDGGRRIVLGITGAPGSGKSTFAARLQREFGPDLAVVVPMDGFHLGNAIIDRTPLRQRKGAMDTFDVGGYLSLLRRLVRRDEAVVYAPEFLRTLDEPVAASIAVQASVPLVITEGNYLLAETPEWKEVRAQLDEVWFVDTPPALRLARLVDRHVEFGMERTAAEAWATGPDEANAVMIAATRQGADRIIPWGQDTGQEY, from the coding sequence ATGGACTCACCCGAAGTACAACAGGCCATCGCTGCCCTGCGGCACAGACTCGACGGCGGCCGGCGGATTGTTCTGGGCATCACGGGCGCTCCCGGCTCCGGCAAGTCCACATTCGCGGCCCGGCTGCAGCGGGAGTTCGGCCCGGACCTCGCCGTGGTGGTGCCGATGGACGGCTTCCACCTGGGCAACGCAATCATCGACCGCACACCGCTGCGGCAGCGCAAGGGCGCAATGGACACGTTTGACGTCGGCGGCTACCTCTCGCTGTTACGGCGGCTCGTGCGCCGGGATGAGGCAGTGGTGTACGCGCCCGAGTTCCTTCGCACATTGGACGAGCCGGTGGCTGCGTCCATCGCTGTCCAGGCTTCCGTGCCGCTGGTAATCACCGAAGGAAACTATCTGCTGGCAGAGACGCCCGAATGGAAGGAGGTCCGGGCACAGCTGGATGAAGTCTGGTTCGTGGACACCCCGCCCGCGCTGCGGCTGGCCCGGCTGGTGGACCGGCACGTGGAGTTTGGCATGGAACGGACCGCGGCGGAAGCCTGGGCGACGGGCCCGGATGAGGCCAATGCTGTGATGATCGCGGCCACGCGCCAAGGAGCCGACCGGATCATCCCCTGGGGCCAGGACACCGGCCAGGAATACTAA
- a CDS encoding aldo/keto reductase gives MTAPSVHLGDGLNVSPLGFGGMALTPVYGEVDLHDALRTLHHAVDAGVSFIDTADIYGGGSNEQLIAQVLKERRGEVQLATKFSLVGSPADGYTDIRGDAAYIRQAVDASLKRLGTDVIDLYYMHRRDLRVPIVETVEAMAGLVQQGKVKHLGLSEVTAQELAEAHSVHPIAAVQSEWSIWSRDVERNVVPAAASLGVGFVPYSPLGRGFLTGTVDASSLGANDFRRRIPRFAADAADANQGVVATMRSVAAELSATPAQIALAWLLEQGKRLGLAVVPIPGTRKTHRIDENLGALSLNLTRAQLEALDQAADAVVGSRSADPKWVSEGRE, from the coding sequence ATGACTGCGCCATCGGTACACCTCGGCGACGGCCTTAACGTCAGCCCGCTCGGCTTCGGCGGCATGGCCCTCACCCCGGTCTACGGCGAGGTTGACCTGCACGATGCCCTCAGAACCCTGCATCATGCAGTGGACGCCGGCGTCAGCTTCATCGACACCGCGGACATCTACGGCGGAGGCAGCAACGAGCAACTCATCGCGCAGGTGCTCAAGGAGCGCCGGGGCGAAGTGCAGCTCGCCACCAAGTTTTCCCTGGTGGGCTCACCTGCCGATGGCTACACGGACATCCGGGGAGATGCCGCCTACATCCGGCAGGCCGTCGACGCCAGCCTGAAGCGGCTTGGCACGGACGTGATTGACCTCTACTACATGCACCGCCGTGACCTCCGCGTTCCGATTGTGGAAACCGTGGAGGCCATGGCGGGGCTGGTGCAGCAGGGCAAGGTCAAACACCTTGGCCTGTCAGAGGTGACCGCGCAGGAGCTGGCCGAAGCCCACTCCGTGCACCCCATCGCTGCGGTCCAAAGCGAATGGTCCATCTGGAGCCGCGACGTGGAACGCAACGTAGTTCCAGCCGCGGCCAGCCTGGGCGTGGGCTTTGTGCCGTATTCGCCGCTGGGCCGGGGATTCCTCACCGGCACAGTGGACGCTTCGAGTTTGGGAGCCAACGACTTCCGACGCCGGATCCCGCGCTTCGCCGCCGACGCCGCCGACGCCAACCAGGGAGTGGTTGCCACCATGCGCTCGGTCGCCGCCGAGCTGTCCGCGACGCCCGCCCAGATTGCACTCGCGTGGCTGCTGGAACAGGGTAAACGGCTGGGACTGGCCGTGGTCCCCATCCCCGGCACGCGCAAAACGCACCGGATCGACGAGAACCTGGGCGCCCTGTCCCTGAACCTGACCCGGGCGCAACTGGAGGCGCTGGACCAGGCCGCGGACGCCGTCGTCGGCTCCCGCTCGGCGGACCCCAAGTGGGTGTCCGAGGGCCGTGAATAG